One Desulfatitalea tepidiphila genomic region harbors:
- a CDS encoding peroxiredoxin family protein, producing MLKKVWAWVVLGFVLAVSMGQAASDVISPQNPLPRFELSTPQDQGGLAYLGVDAKKSKFTVGDIDADVVIIEIFSMYCPFCQLEAPKVNTLFKRIAEDKALAGRVKLIGIGVGNSDYEVDYFRKSYQIDFPLFSDGDFTIHKAFGEVRTPFFVGIKRGADGQPIVFFTHLGAFESVEGFLADIIKASGIKGGK from the coding sequence ATGCTTAAAAAAGTATGGGCTTGGGTGGTGTTGGGCTTCGTCCTCGCCGTTTCGATGGGCCAGGCAGCGTCTGACGTGATTTCTCCCCAGAACCCGTTGCCGCGCTTTGAATTGTCCACCCCCCAGGACCAGGGCGGACTCGCCTATCTGGGGGTGGATGCAAAAAAATCCAAATTTACCGTCGGTGATATCGACGCCGATGTGGTGATCATCGAAATATTCAGCATGTACTGTCCGTTTTGCCAGCTCGAAGCGCCCAAGGTGAATACCCTGTTTAAGCGGATTGCCGAGGACAAGGCGTTGGCCGGTCGCGTCAAGCTGATCGGCATCGGCGTGGGGAACTCGGATTACGAAGTCGATTACTTCCGCAAGTCTTATCAAATTGATTTCCCCTTGTTTTCGGACGGAGACTTCACGATTCACAAAGCATTCGGCGAAGTGCGCACTCCCTTTTTCGTCGGTATTAAACGGGGTGCCGACGGTCAACCCATCGTATTTTTTACGCACTTGGGGGCTTTTGAATCGGTCGAGGGCTTTTTGGCGGACATCATCAAGGCCAGCGGAATCAAAGGAGGAAAATAG
- a CDS encoding peroxiredoxin — protein MKRMSLSLVLLLVFLWGTALAQSTAYKEKIFDPGPLKSIDSRVKVTAGQIAPDFTLPAIDGRTIRLSDYRGEKNVVLSFVPAAWTPVCSDQWPGYHLARGLFEDHDAVVLGISTDNTPSQFAWVRQMEGLWFPVLSDFWPHGAVADQYGLLRGDGMTERALVFIDKKGIITYVHVNDINTRPKLDLIAAQLAAMNK, from the coding sequence ATGAAGCGTATGTCTCTCTCTCTCGTTCTGCTGCTCGTGTTTTTATGGGGTACGGCCTTGGCGCAGTCGACGGCCTACAAGGAGAAGATTTTTGACCCCGGTCCACTCAAGAGCATCGACAGCCGTGTGAAGGTAACGGCCGGACAGATCGCGCCGGACTTCACCTTGCCGGCCATCGACGGTCGCACGATTCGCCTGAGCGATTATCGAGGGGAAAAGAATGTCGTGCTGTCCTTCGTTCCGGCTGCCTGGACACCGGTCTGTTCGGATCAATGGCCGGGATACCATCTGGCACGCGGCTTGTTCGAGGACCATGACGCCGTCGTATTAGGGATCAGCACCGACAATACGCCCAGTCAGTTCGCCTGGGTCCGGCAAATGGAGGGGTTGTGGTTTCCGGTGCTGTCGGATTTCTGGCCCCATGGCGCTGTGGCCGATCAATACGGCCTGCTGCGCGGCGACGGCATGACCGAACGGGCCCTCGTCTTTATCGACAAGAAGGGAATCATCACCTACGTGCACGTCAACGATATCAACACCCGCCCCAAGCTGGACCTGATTGCCGCTCAATTGGCCGCCATGAACAAGTGA
- a CDS encoding BTAD domain-containing putative transcriptional regulator, with amino-acid sequence MQPISVCLATINPLRWPCLVPRPRLWEGLRSQPARGPLFIQGQAAQGKTSLVADFLKSQNANIVWIAIEESSNAAEAFATQFLDALAHASPAALSLRSLDHASPPQQALERIYDELPEGLEIVIDGLDRLAAGSPAYDQIGELCRRSTGRWRLWLLSRRAETFSALGEWIVAGRWVLNNEDLAFTPAETDQYFRHLHGLEPDPDWIDRLHRLTDGWAGGLALITRALAQRPQMSGDGSLESLLETLSVDAAPFFDAEVFGRISDHQRHLLLQLSLPDLIDPELLRKIPDMAAGPTLIRHFSENSGFLHIVGHGQEAPLRYRFTPLFREYLHTRMAMDLAPEERQRYCHDLGLAYDTQGELKAAIPWYLKSGNPLSAAEAIKGAGIDMIIEGRLARLEFWLTQLPSQQIQSDPWLFLLLTLARRLKGQARSVADYRAVWEAFQTQKDMRGCMLTAAFSIEALVFQGRTPDDILTWIRRGEALLSVQGEVPYHAWAKLLLWLQIAFGYIAGGLDLARGMSAARNASLLAGKMGNAGLIAQASIIFSLGLIDEGRFDQARARLAKAVPESESLSESPPALTWDILKRLATVDMDRRHGDLNGAEMILPSVRTDIETHGLVFLYPRYVEATGMIQIARKAWIPARLTARHFLDVALLSGSMHFKALAHRLNALVEYHCGNHSQSAAAADRALKMMEDTGVDILPAMQARQLRAMAALHLDDHSQALMLLNRARGYFEATANAPALAETHLMLALAHDRANNLKAVQLHLDQGFNMAAGEKILPFVVLSPGDREAVCAMADRNNESLGRPASSSPPSQERVEVHPVGLHTTLAALFDADDRPQAPPGWLDIRTFGGFAVLRDGRQPITERQWGGNRPKLLFKALLVHGLREIPRDIIMDNLWPESLPSSARQNFKVTLHRLRKSLEPDLNSHQSSAFVHLKDNLISLDKSRCRVDLEEFLVCCKEIKRHLADGTVEQIPPLGHHLVALYQGDFMPEEPYAPWMEMKRWALRDTYFETVLAVSSVYRDGGQLEAAADCCRTAIQIDPFQERVIRELIMLYTRLGRHKDARDVFEQFRSALKMELGMEPDGEMLALIKNGPVNA; translated from the coding sequence ATGCAACCCATATCTGTCTGTCTGGCCACCATCAACCCGTTGCGATGGCCTTGCCTGGTCCCCAGACCTCGCCTGTGGGAAGGGTTGCGGTCTCAGCCGGCAAGGGGTCCTCTTTTTATTCAGGGTCAGGCAGCCCAGGGCAAAACAAGCCTGGTCGCCGACTTTCTCAAGTCGCAAAACGCCAACATCGTCTGGATCGCCATCGAAGAGAGCAGTAACGCTGCCGAGGCTTTCGCCACGCAGTTTCTTGACGCATTGGCCCATGCCTCGCCCGCAGCGCTCAGCCTCCGCTCGTTGGATCACGCGTCCCCACCGCAGCAAGCGCTGGAACGCATCTATGACGAACTGCCCGAAGGGCTGGAAATCGTCATCGACGGCCTCGACCGTCTGGCAGCCGGTTCACCAGCCTACGATCAAATCGGTGAGTTGTGCCGCAGAAGCACAGGCCGCTGGCGTCTGTGGCTCCTGTCTCGACGGGCAGAAACATTCTCGGCCCTCGGAGAATGGATCGTGGCCGGTCGATGGGTGTTGAACAACGAGGATTTGGCCTTCACACCGGCCGAGACAGACCAATACTTCCGACACCTCCATGGACTCGAACCGGATCCGGATTGGATCGACCGGCTGCACCGTCTGACCGATGGCTGGGCTGGCGGCTTGGCACTGATAACCCGCGCCCTGGCACAGCGGCCCCAGATGTCGGGCGACGGTTCCCTGGAATCTCTCCTGGAGACACTTTCCGTGGACGCGGCGCCGTTTTTCGATGCCGAGGTTTTCGGCCGGATCTCCGATCATCAGAGACACCTCCTGTTGCAACTCTCTCTGCCGGACCTCATCGATCCCGAACTGCTTCGAAAGATACCGGACATGGCTGCCGGACCGACCCTGATCCGTCATTTTTCCGAAAATTCGGGATTCCTTCATATTGTGGGTCATGGCCAGGAGGCCCCCCTCCGCTATCGCTTCACCCCCCTGTTCCGGGAGTATTTGCACACCCGGATGGCCATGGATCTCGCGCCGGAAGAGCGACAGAGATACTGCCACGACCTGGGACTGGCTTACGACACCCAGGGCGAACTCAAGGCGGCCATCCCCTGGTACCTCAAATCGGGCAATCCCCTGAGCGCCGCCGAGGCGATCAAGGGGGCCGGCATAGACATGATCATCGAAGGACGGCTGGCCCGACTCGAGTTCTGGCTGACCCAACTGCCCTCGCAACAGATCCAATCCGACCCCTGGCTCTTTCTGCTCCTCACGCTGGCGCGCCGCCTCAAAGGCCAGGCCAGATCCGTGGCGGATTACCGTGCGGTTTGGGAGGCGTTTCAAACTCAAAAGGACATGCGCGGGTGCATGTTGACCGCGGCCTTTTCCATAGAGGCGCTGGTTTTTCAAGGACGCACGCCCGATGATATCCTCACCTGGATCCGCAGGGGTGAAGCGCTACTATCCGTGCAAGGCGAGGTACCCTATCATGCCTGGGCCAAGTTGCTCCTCTGGCTGCAGATCGCTTTTGGATATATCGCCGGAGGCCTGGATCTGGCCAGGGGAATGTCCGCCGCCCGCAATGCATCGCTGCTGGCCGGCAAGATGGGCAATGCCGGTTTGATCGCCCAAGCCAGCATCATATTCAGCCTGGGCTTGATCGATGAGGGCCGATTCGACCAGGCCCGGGCTCGGCTGGCCAAGGCCGTGCCCGAATCCGAATCGCTATCCGAATCCCCGCCTGCGTTGACCTGGGATATCCTCAAGCGCCTGGCCACCGTGGATATGGATCGACGCCATGGAGATCTGAACGGCGCGGAGATGATCCTGCCATCGGTGCGCACCGACATCGAGACCCATGGTCTCGTCTTTCTCTATCCGCGCTATGTGGAAGCCACCGGCATGATCCAGATTGCCCGGAAGGCCTGGATCCCGGCCCGACTGACGGCCCGCCATTTTCTGGATGTGGCGCTACTGTCCGGCAGCATGCACTTCAAGGCCCTCGCCCATCGATTGAACGCTCTGGTGGAATACCATTGCGGGAACCATTCCCAATCAGCCGCCGCAGCCGACCGCGCTCTTAAGATGATGGAGGATACAGGCGTCGACATCCTGCCGGCCATGCAAGCCCGGCAATTGCGGGCCATGGCCGCCCTGCACCTGGACGACCATTCCCAGGCCCTGATGCTGCTGAACCGCGCCAGGGGTTATTTCGAAGCCACGGCCAACGCCCCGGCGCTGGCCGAAACCCACCTGATGCTGGCCCTTGCTCATGATCGGGCCAACAATCTGAAGGCTGTCCAGCTACATCTGGATCAGGGGTTCAACATGGCGGCCGGGGAAAAGATATTGCCCTTTGTCGTTCTGAGTCCCGGTGACCGAGAAGCAGTTTGTGCGATGGCGGATCGAAACAATGAATCCTTGGGCCGGCCGGCGTCATCGAGCCCGCCGAGCCAGGAGCGTGTCGAGGTCCATCCGGTGGGGCTTCATACCACCCTCGCAGCGCTCTTTGACGCTGACGACCGACCCCAGGCGCCACCGGGTTGGCTGGACATCCGCACCTTCGGCGGTTTCGCGGTACTGCGCGACGGCCGGCAGCCGATCACCGAACGCCAGTGGGGCGGCAATCGCCCCAAATTGTTGTTCAAGGCCTTGCTCGTCCATGGATTGCGTGAGATCCCCAGGGACATCATCATGGACAACCTCTGGCCTGAAAGCCTCCCTTCCTCCGCCCGACAAAATTTCAAGGTCACGCTGCATCGGCTTCGTAAATCCCTTGAGCCAGACCTGAACAGCCACCAGAGTTCAGCTTTCGTGCACCTCAAAGACAACCTGATCTCCCTGGACAAATCGCGATGCCGAGTGGACCTGGAAGAGTTTCTCGTCTGCTGCAAAGAAATCAAACGTCATCTGGCCGACGGAACGGTGGAGCAGATCCCGCCCCTGGGCCATCACCTCGTGGCCCTCTATCAGGGCGATTTCATGCCCGAAGAGCCCTATGCCCCCTGGATGGAGATGAAAAGATGGGCGCTGAGGGACACTTATTTCGAAACGGTTCTGGCTGTCAGCTCGGTGTACCGCGACGGGGGCCAACTGGAGGCGGCCGCTGATTGCTGCCGGACCGCCATCCAAATTGACCCGTTCCAGGAAAGGGTCATCCGGGAGCTGATCATGCTCTACACCCGCCTGGGACGACACAAAGACGCCAGAGATGTGTTCGAGCAGTTCCGATCCGCCTTGAAGATGGAATTGGGCATGGAGCCGGACGGCGAGATGCTTGCCCTGATCAAAAATGGCCCGGTCAATGCCTGA
- a CDS encoding response regulator, with protein sequence MEENLPTVLVVDDERATLTMFNLFLKAFGYNVLLAENGRSALDMVEQEVPSIVFTDLKMPEMDGFQVLKQIKHLSPQTEVIVITGHGDMDLAIQALNLDATDFINKPIKRSALESALRRALDRLKNPLSMGCRLSIGFEEGLARILIQGTLRRENREDLNSCCQRALQEATRGVLFVFADNAAVNGTGIAELINHLAIINREKLPVAIVGLSENFKAIFEMVGVMRFATLHDAEGDAARYLTGF encoded by the coding sequence ATGGAAGAAAATTTGCCCACCGTTTTGGTCGTCGATGATGAACGCGCCACGCTCACCATGTTCAATCTTTTCCTTAAGGCCTTCGGATACAACGTCCTGCTGGCGGAAAACGGCCGATCGGCATTGGATATGGTTGAACAAGAGGTCCCGTCCATCGTCTTCACCGACCTCAAAATGCCTGAGATGGATGGTTTTCAGGTTCTGAAACAGATCAAGCACCTGTCGCCGCAGACCGAGGTGATCGTCATTACCGGTCATGGCGATATGGATCTCGCCATTCAGGCGCTGAACCTGGACGCCACGGATTTTATCAATAAACCGATCAAGCGCAGCGCCTTGGAATCTGCGCTGCGGCGCGCACTCGACCGGTTGAAAAATCCGCTTTCCATGGGCTGCCGCTTGTCGATAGGATTTGAAGAAGGTCTTGCCCGCATCCTCATACAGGGAACCTTGCGACGGGAAAACCGCGAAGATCTCAACTCTTGTTGTCAACGCGCCTTGCAGGAGGCCACGCGAGGCGTCTTGTTCGTGTTTGCGGACAATGCCGCCGTCAATGGGACCGGGATCGCAGAGCTGATCAACCATCTGGCGATCATCAACCGGGAAAAATTGCCAGTGGCGATCGTCGGATTGTCCGAAAACTTCAAGGCGATCTTCGAGATGGTGGGCGTGATGCGTTTTGCCACGCTTCACGATGCAGAGGGCGATGCCGCGCGATACCTGACCGGCTTTTAA
- a CDS encoding CbbQ/NirQ/NorQ/GpvN family protein, with protein sequence MGPQESANFIISEEPFYLSSANEIQLFEAAWRAKLPVMLKGPTGCGKTRFVQHMAWRLKRPLVTVACHEDLFASDLLGRYLLQHDETIWVDGPLTRAVRMGAICYLDEIVEARKDTTVVIHPLTDDRRMLSIDKKGELLHAHEDFMLVISYNPGYQSVLKDLKQSTRQRFVGIQFDYPPAEQEAGIVATEGGIAPEMAERLVNLAGKIRNVREQGLTEGASTRLLIYAAQLIRRGIPPAQACQTAVCLPLTDDDRLQETLADLIADLF encoded by the coding sequence ATGGGACCCCAAGAATCAGCGAATTTCATCATTTCCGAAGAACCGTTCTATCTGAGCAGCGCCAATGAAATTCAGCTGTTCGAAGCGGCTTGGCGGGCCAAACTGCCGGTCATGCTCAAGGGGCCCACCGGCTGCGGAAAAACACGCTTCGTGCAGCACATGGCCTGGCGCCTCAAACGGCCGCTGGTCACAGTGGCCTGTCACGAAGATCTGTTCGCGTCCGACCTGCTGGGGCGCTACCTGCTGCAACACGATGAGACGATCTGGGTGGACGGCCCGCTGACCCGCGCCGTTCGCATGGGAGCCATCTGCTACCTGGATGAAATCGTCGAGGCACGCAAGGACACCACGGTCGTGATCCATCCGCTGACCGACGATCGCCGTATGCTCAGCATCGACAAGAAGGGCGAATTGCTCCATGCCCATGAAGACTTCATGCTGGTGATCTCGTACAATCCGGGTTACCAATCCGTGCTCAAGGATCTCAAGCAAAGCACGCGCCAGCGATTCGTCGGCATCCAGTTCGACTATCCGCCGGCGGAACAGGAGGCTGGCATCGTGGCCACCGAAGGCGGCATCGCACCGGAAATGGCCGAACGCCTGGTCAACCTGGCCGGCAAGATCCGCAATGTCCGGGAACAAGGGTTGACCGAAGGCGCAAGTACCCGCCTCCTGATCTATGCCGCCCAGCTGATCCGGCGCGGTATCCCGCCGGCCCAGGCCTGCCAAACGGCCGTTTGCCTTCCGCTGACCGACGATGACCGCCTGCAGGAGACCCTTGCCGATCTGATCGCCGATCTTTTTTAG
- a CDS encoding TraB/GumN family protein, translated as MDSKNNTDPVHRLAYEGKDILLVGTAHVSKQSVELVQSVIDQEGPDTVCVELCAGRFQTLRQKDSWQQMDIVKVIREKKSFLLLSNLILAAFQKRIAAKLDIRPGQEMIQAIESAEAIGATVHLADRDVRVTLSRTWRQMGWWARIKLIFQLILSFGDVDDIGAEEVERLKQQDMLETILAEVGRSLPTIRKTLIDERDQYLAAKIRTAPGQKIVAVVGAGHVPGILKYWSQPLSIGELETLPPKGRLGSLFKWGIPAIIVALMAYGFFRGGSEVGAGMVMWWIGANGLLAGLGALAAWAHPMTILSSMLAAPLTSLNPMIAAGWVSGLVEAFSRKPQVKDFERLQEDIQSLRGFWSNKVTRILLVVAFTNLGSAAGTFVAFPMMMQLL; from the coding sequence ATGGATTCGAAAAACAACACTGATCCCGTTCATCGCCTTGCCTATGAGGGCAAGGACATTCTCCTGGTGGGTACGGCCCATGTTTCCAAACAGAGTGTGGAGCTTGTGCAATCCGTGATCGACCAGGAGGGGCCCGACACGGTGTGTGTCGAGCTGTGCGCCGGCCGGTTCCAAACCTTGCGCCAGAAGGACAGCTGGCAGCAGATGGACATCGTCAAGGTGATCCGGGAAAAAAAGTCGTTTCTGCTGCTTTCCAATCTGATCCTGGCCGCTTTTCAAAAACGTATCGCCGCCAAGCTGGATATTCGTCCCGGACAGGAGATGATCCAGGCCATCGAGTCGGCCGAGGCGATCGGGGCGACTGTTCATCTGGCTGACCGTGACGTGCGCGTTACCCTTTCGCGCACCTGGCGCCAGATGGGTTGGTGGGCGCGCATCAAATTGATTTTCCAGCTGATACTCTCTTTTGGGGATGTGGACGACATCGGCGCCGAAGAGGTGGAGCGTTTGAAACAGCAGGACATGCTCGAGACGATCCTGGCTGAAGTGGGCCGATCCCTGCCCACCATTCGCAAGACGCTGATCGACGAACGCGATCAATACCTGGCCGCCAAAATTCGCACCGCACCCGGACAAAAGATCGTGGCCGTGGTGGGCGCCGGCCATGTGCCGGGCATATTGAAATACTGGTCCCAGCCATTGTCGATCGGGGAGCTGGAAACCCTGCCGCCCAAGGGGCGTCTGGGATCCCTCTTCAAATGGGGCATTCCCGCGATCATCGTTGCTTTGATGGCCTATGGCTTTTTCAGGGGCGGGTCAGAGGTCGGCGCCGGCATGGTGATGTGGTGGATCGGCGCCAATGGCCTGCTGGCCGGCCTGGGCGCGCTGGCTGCCTGGGCTCACCCCATGACGATTCTTTCGTCCATGTTGGCGGCCCCCCTGACCTCCTTGAATCCCATGATCGCTGCCGGCTGGGTCTCAGGCCTGGTGGAAGCCTTTTCGCGCAAACCCCAGGTGAAGGACTTCGAGCGCCTCCAGGAGGATATTCAGTCCCTGCGTGGTTTCTGGAGCAACAAGGTCACGCGCATTCTGCTGGTGGTTGCCTTTACCAATCTGGGCAGCGCCGCGGGCACATTTGTGGCCTTCCCCATGATGATGCAGTTGCTGTGA
- the purN gene encoding phosphoribosylglycinamide formyltransferase, whose amino-acid sequence MEKKIMIGAMISGGGTNLQAIIDACESGRINGEMVFVGSDNPNAAGLGRAQRHGIPSFVVDYGAIIQAYKEAPERLKLPSDFDIDELIKKQNLFKTDGQRKTVERFLTTRAIAESQLLEKMAGYPVDLLVLAGFMRNLTPYFIDRFNTDPGHPRIMNIHPALLPAFPGVDGYGDTYRYGCKVGGCTVHFIDYGEDSGPIIGQRCFSIAEEDTLDAIKRKGLELEWQLYPECIQLFAENRLQTIIMTHRLDNGQVVQRRVVKIVEQE is encoded by the coding sequence ATGGAAAAAAAAATAATGATCGGCGCCATGATTTCTGGCGGCGGCACCAATCTGCAGGCGATCATCGACGCCTGCGAATCGGGCAGGATCAACGGCGAGATGGTCTTCGTGGGGTCGGACAATCCGAATGCAGCGGGCCTCGGGCGGGCCCAACGGCATGGGATTCCGAGCTTCGTGGTCGATTACGGTGCCATCATCCAGGCGTACAAGGAGGCCCCAGAACGGCTGAAACTACCGTCAGATTTCGACATCGACGAATTAATCAAAAAACAAAACCTGTTCAAAACGGACGGTCAACGGAAAACGGTGGAAAGGTTCTTGACCACCCGCGCCATCGCCGAGTCCCAGCTCCTGGAAAAAATGGCCGGCTATCCGGTGGATCTATTGGTCCTGGCGGGGTTCATGCGCAATCTGACGCCCTACTTCATCGACCGCTTCAATACCGATCCGGGACATCCCCGCATCATGAACATCCATCCGGCCCTGCTGCCGGCATTTCCCGGCGTGGATGGTTATGGCGACACCTATCGTTATGGATGCAAAGTCGGCGGCTGCACGGTTCATTTCATCGATTACGGCGAGGATTCCGGTCCGATCATCGGCCAGCGCTGTTTCTCCATCGCGGAAGAGGACACGCTCGACGCGATCAAGCGCAAAGGGTTGGAACTGGAGTGGCAGCTCTACCCCGAATGCATCCAGCTGTTCGCTGAAAACCGTCTGCAGACGATCATAATGACCCATCGGCTGGACAATGGGCAGGTGGTTCAGCGTCGGGTGGTCAAAATCGTCGAGCAGGAGTAA
- a CDS encoding EAL and HDOD domain-containing protein, whose amino-acid sequence MNEIMDAYVARQPIFNRRKKIFGYELLFRDATARFTPEIDGDTATSTVLGNTFFNIGIDALSGGKKSFINFTENLLVKKIPLLLPTGETVIEILENVRPTPELIAACQEMVKKGCTLALDDFAYTPELRPLIDLAHIIKFDFRLSSADQIASYLEQIPRRNGLNMLAEKIETYQEFEQAKAMGFDFFQGFFFCKPELVKGKQISGSQLNLLQIMAAVNRTDFDFSTLEKLIAPDVSLSYKLLKYINSAFFAKARQITSIQQALVYMGEAEIRRFVSLIAMSNLAKGKPDELIRVSCIRGKFCELLGALADQRCDPGELFTLGMFSLIDAIVDQPMARVMKELPLSESIKSALCDRRGELIGYLALVENYEKGLWALVGRLAEALKIPSDHLTEAYRKACAWANTFSEPE is encoded by the coding sequence ATGAATGAGATCATGGACGCCTACGTTGCCCGACAGCCGATTTTCAACCGTCGGAAAAAAATATTCGGATATGAATTGCTCTTCAGGGATGCCACGGCACGGTTTACACCCGAAATAGACGGAGACACCGCCACTTCGACCGTCCTGGGCAACACCTTTTTCAACATCGGGATCGATGCCTTGAGCGGCGGCAAAAAATCCTTCATCAACTTCACCGAGAACCTGTTGGTTAAAAAGATTCCTCTGTTGTTGCCCACCGGAGAAACCGTCATAGAGATCCTGGAAAATGTTCGCCCCACCCCGGAATTGATCGCCGCCTGCCAGGAGATGGTGAAAAAAGGCTGCACGCTGGCGCTGGACGATTTTGCCTATACCCCTGAACTCAGACCCCTGATCGATCTAGCCCACATCATCAAGTTCGATTTCAGGCTTTCGTCGGCTGACCAGATCGCCTCCTATCTTGAACAGATTCCCCGTCGCAATGGATTGAACATGCTGGCCGAAAAAATCGAAACGTACCAGGAGTTCGAACAGGCCAAAGCGATGGGGTTCGATTTTTTCCAGGGATTTTTCTTCTGTAAGCCCGAGCTGGTCAAAGGAAAGCAGATTTCCGGGTCCCAGCTGAACCTGTTGCAGATCATGGCCGCAGTGAACCGGACCGATTTTGACTTTTCCACACTGGAGAAATTGATCGCTCCAGATGTGAGCCTTTCTTATAAGCTATTGAAATATATCAACTCAGCCTTTTTTGCCAAGGCCCGGCAGATCACCTCTATCCAGCAGGCCCTGGTCTATATGGGCGAGGCGGAAATACGCCGATTCGTCTCCCTGATTGCCATGTCCAACCTTGCCAAGGGCAAACCGGACGAACTGATTCGGGTTTCATGCATCCGCGGCAAGTTTTGCGAATTGCTGGGTGCATTGGCCGATCAGCGCTGCGATCCCGGTGAGTTGTTTACCCTCGGCATGTTCTCGCTGATCGACGCCATTGTCGATCAGCCAATGGCTCGGGTGATGAAAGAGCTGCCCCTCTCTGAAAGCATCAAAAGTGCTCTGTGCGATCGGCGGGGCGAACTGATCGGATACCTGGCGTTAGTGGAAAACTACGAGAAAGGCCTTTGGGCATTGGTCGGGCGCCTGGCCGAAGCTTTGAAGATCCCCTCGGATCATCTCACGGAGGCCTATCGAAAGGCCTGTGCCTGGGCCAATACCTTTTCCGAGCCCGAGTAG
- the trxA gene encoding thioredoxin yields MAKGIMEISDSSFDSEILKSDKPVVVDFWAPWCGPCKAIGPVLEDLAGTYGDQVKFTKCNVDDNPVTPGKFGIKAIPTLIFFKEGKVVDQITGMVAKTKLEDTLKNIL; encoded by the coding sequence ATGGCAAAAGGGATCATGGAAATCAGTGACAGCAGTTTTGACAGCGAAATTTTAAAGTCTGACAAACCCGTCGTGGTAGACTTTTGGGCGCCATGGTGCGGGCCGTGCAAAGCCATCGGCCCGGTGCTCGAAGATTTAGCCGGAACTTATGGCGACCAAGTGAAATTCACGAAATGCAATGTCGATGACAATCCTGTCACGCCGGGCAAGTTCGGTATCAAGGCCATTCCCACCCTGATTTTCTTCAAAGAGGGCAAGGTGGTGGACCAGATCACCGGTATGGTTGCCAAAACCAAACTGGAAGACACCCTCAAGAACATTCTTTGA
- a CDS encoding outer membrane protein assembly factor BamD, with the protein MKAIRFLAISLMAAMVVCSGCAWFGKDGQEKRADELIQEGVEAYDKGNYKQAIEAFGQLKDWYPFSNYAILAELKIADAHYHLQEYPEAVAAYEEFERLHPRNEATPYVVFQIGMCYFEQIDAIDRDQTPARKALETFRRLIGQFPNDPYALKAQNNIHHCFKSMAGNEFYVGRYYFRHGVYAAALERFLAVINEYPDVGFHREALLYIAACEAYQPVDEKSP; encoded by the coding sequence ATGAAGGCGATACGTTTTCTTGCAATTTCTCTGATGGCGGCCATGGTGGTCTGCTCCGGATGTGCCTGGTTTGGAAAGGACGGCCAGGAAAAACGGGCCGACGAGTTGATCCAGGAAGGCGTCGAAGCCTATGACAAAGGAAACTACAAGCAGGCCATAGAAGCCTTCGGTCAGCTCAAAGATTGGTATCCGTTCAGTAACTATGCCATACTGGCTGAGTTGAAAATCGCCGATGCGCATTACCACCTTCAGGAATATCCTGAGGCTGTGGCCGCCTATGAAGAGTTCGAGCGTCTTCACCCCCGCAACGAAGCGACGCCGTATGTGGTTTTCCAGATCGGTATGTGCTATTTCGAGCAGATCGATGCCATCGATCGGGATCAAACCCCGGCTCGCAAAGCCTTGGAAACGTTTCGTCGCCTCATTGGTCAGTTTCCCAATGATCCCTATGCGTTGAAAGCCCAAAACAATATTCACCACTGCTTCAAGAGCATGGCGGGCAATGAATTTTACGTGGGACGGTACTATTTTCGCCATGGTGTTTACGCGGCCGCCCTGGAAAGATTCCTTGCGGTGATCAACGAGTACCCGGACGTCGGGTTTCATCGTGAGGCTCTTCTGTATATCGCCGCTTGTGAAGCCTACCAACCGGTGGATGAGAAATCCCCTTAA
- the rpmB gene encoding 50S ribosomal protein L28: MARECEICGKKPMVGSNVSHAHNVTKRRFKPNLQSVRALKDGRPRKILVCTDCIKSGRVIKTA, encoded by the coding sequence ATGGCCAGAGAATGCGAAATCTGTGGAAAGAAGCCGATGGTGGGAAGCAATGTCAGCCACGCCCACAACGTCACCAAACGTCGTTTCAAGCCCAACTTGCAGAGCGTTCGCGCCCTAAAGGACGGTCGTCCCAGAAAGATCCTGGTTTGCACCGACTGTATCAAATCGGGTCGCGTCATCAAGACGGCGTGA